The genomic stretch GACCGTCGGCACCCTCACCTACACCTCGGCCGGGCTCGTCGCCCTCTTCTGCTGGCTCCTGTGGGGGGATTTCGCCTGGTCGATGCGGGACCGCTCGATCCCGCCGGTCATTCAGCTCCTCTTCAAGAAATTCGGCGCCTCGGATTCGCTCACCGGCCTCCTGCTCCTTTCCCTTCCTGCGACGCTGGGCCTCTTCATGGGGCCGATCATCAGCTACAAGTCGGACCGCCACCGGGGCCGCTGGGGACGGCGGATTCCGTACCTCCTCGCCCCGACCCCCTTCATCGTCCTCAGCATGGTCGGCCTCGCCGCGAGCCCGCGGCTGGCCCCCCCCCTCGCCGCCCTCCTCGGCACCCATTCTCCGAGCCTCGACGCCCTCACCCTCGATCTCCTCTGCGTGTTCTGGACGATCTTCGAGGTCGGCTGCATCGCGGCGGGGGCGGTCTTCGGCGCGCTGGTCAACGACGTCGTCCCCCAGGGCCTGCTGGGCCGCTTCTACGCCCTCTTCCGCGCCGTCAGCCTCATCGTCGGGATGATCTTCAGCTACTGGATCTTCGGGAAGGCCGAGGCCTACTTCTCCTGGATCTTCCTCGGCATGGCCGCTATCTACGGCGTCGGCTTCACGTTGATGTGCCTGAAGGTGAAGGAAGGGGGCTACCCGCCGCCGCCCGAGCCGGTTCTTCCGCAGGCGACCGTCTGCGCGCTGACCGGGGTGAAGACCTACTTCCGCGACTGCTTCACCAATCCCTACTACCTCCTCTGCTTCGCCTCGGGGATCATCGGCGGCGCGGCAGGGGCCCCCCTCGTCTTCAACCTCTTTTACGCCAAGAGCCTCGGCATGGGGATGGACGCCTACGGCAAGTACATCGCCCTCACCTACGCATTCTCGCTCGCCCTCGCCTATCCCCTCGGCTGGCTGGCCGACCGCTTCCACCCGCTGCGGGTCACCATCGGCGCGATGGCGCTCTGCTCCCTCAGCACCCTGCTGAGCGGCTGTTTCGTCCATTCGGCCGCCGGGTTCAGCGTCGCCCTCGTCGCCAACGGGGTCTTCATGGGGACCTTCTACACTGCCGCCGCCTCGGTGGGGCAGCGCCTCCTGCCGCGCTCGAAGTTCGCGGAGCTCTCCTCGGCGGGCGGCGTCCTGAACTCCCTCGTCTCCATCGCGCTGCCGCCCCTCGTCGGCCTCATCCTCGACCGGAGCGGCCACGACTACCGCAGCACCTTCTTCATGAGCGCCGCCCTCTCGGCCATCGCGGTGGCGCTCTACCTCGCGCTTCACCGGCGGTTCATGGCCTTCGGCGGGCCGGACGGC from Verrucomicrobium sp. GAS474 encodes the following:
- a CDS encoding MFS transporter — translated: MSLPLTETPATPSAAAPHKIWTVGTLTYTSAGLVALFCWLLWGDFAWSMRDRSIPPVIQLLFKKFGASDSLTGLLLLSLPATLGLFMGPIISYKSDRHRGRWGRRIPYLLAPTPFIVLSMVGLAASPRLAPPLAALLGTHSPSLDALTLDLLCVFWTIFEVGCIAAGAVFGALVNDVVPQGLLGRFYALFRAVSLIVGMIFSYWIFGKAEAYFSWIFLGMAAIYGVGFTLMCLKVKEGGYPPPPEPVLPQATVCALTGVKTYFRDCFTNPYYLLCFASGIIGGAAGAPLVFNLFYAKSLGMGMDAYGKYIALTYAFSLALAYPLGWLADRFHPLRVTIGAMALCSLSTLLSGCFVHSAAGFSVALVANGVFMGTFYTAAASVGQRLLPRSKFAELSSAGGVLNSLVSIALPPLVGLILDRSGHDYRSTFFMSAALSAIAVALYLALHRRFMAFGGPDGYIAPE